Proteins found in one Streptococcus mitis genomic segment:
- the rpmB gene encoding 50S ribosomal protein L28, whose translation MAKVCYFTGRKTVSGNNRSHAMNQTKRAVKPNLQKVTVLIDGKPKKVWASARALKSGKVERV comes from the coding sequence ATGGCTAAAGTATGTTACTTTACAGGTCGTAAGACTGTATCAGGAAACAACCGTTCACACGCGATGAACCAAACAAAACGTGCCGTAAAACCAAACCTTCAAAAAGTTACTGTTCTTATCGATGGTAAACCTAAAAAAGTTTGGGCTTCAGCTCGTGCTTTGAAATCAGGTAAAGTTGAACGCGTTTAA
- a CDS encoding acetolactate synthase large subunit, producing the protein MEKISLESPKTGSDLVLETLRDLGIDTIFGYPGGAVLPLYDAIYNFKGIRHILGRHEQGCLHEAEGYAKSTGKLGVAVVTSGPGATNAITGIADAMSDSVPLLVFTGQVARAGIGKDAFQEADIVGITMPITKYNYQVRETADIPRIITEAVHIATTGRPGPVVIDLPKDVSALETDFIYSPEVNLPSYQPTLEPNDMQIKKILKQLSKAKKPVLLAGGGISYAEAAAELNEFAERYQIPVVTSLLGQGTIATTHPLFLGMGGMHGSFAANIAMTEADFMISIGCRFDDRLTGNPKTFAKNAKVAHIDIDPAEIGKIISADIPVVGDAKKALQMLLAEPTVHNNTEKWIEKVTKDKNRVRSYDKKERVVQPQAVIERIGELTNGDAIVVTDVGQHQMWTAQYYPYQNERQLVTSGGLGTMGFGIPAAIGAKIANPDKEVVLFVGDGGFQMTNQELAILNIYKVPIKVVMLNNHSLGMVRQWQESFYEGRTSESVFDTLPDFQLMAQAYGIKNYKFDNPETLAQELEVITEDVPMLIEVDISRKEQVLPMVPAGKSNHEMLGVKFHA; encoded by the coding sequence ATGGAGAAAATCAGTTTAGAATCTCCTAAGACGGGGTCGGACCTAGTTTTGGAAACACTTCGTGATTTAGGAATTGATACCATCTTTGGTTATCCTGGTGGTGCAGTCTTGCCTTTGTATGATGCGATATATAATTTTAAAGGCATTCGCCACATTCTAGGACGCCATGAGCAAGGTTGTTTGCATGAAGCTGAAGGTTATGCCAAATCAACTGGAAAGTTGGGTGTTGCCGTCGTCACTAGTGGACCAGGAGCAACAAATGCCATTACAGGGATTGCAGATGCCATGAGCGATAGCGTTCCCCTTTTGGTCTTTACAGGTCAAGTGGCGCGAGCAGGGATTGGGAAGGATGCCTTTCAGGAGGCAGACATCGTGGGAATTACCATGCCAATCACTAAATACAATTACCAAGTTCGTGAGACAGCTGATATTCCGCGTATCATTACGGAAGCTGTCCATATCGCAACTACAGGCCGTCCAGGGCCGGTCGTCATTGACCTACCTAAAGACGTATCTGCTTTAGAAACCGACTTCATCTATTCACCAGAAGTGAACCTACCAAGCTATCAGCCAACTCTTGAGCCAAATGATATGCAAATCAAGAAAATCTTGAAGCAATTATCCAAGGCTAAAAAGCCAGTCTTGCTAGCTGGTGGTGGAATTAGTTATGCTGAAGCCGCTGCAGAATTAAATGAATTTGCAGAGCGCTATCAAATTCCGGTGGTCACCAGTCTTTTAGGGCAAGGTACGATTGCAACGACTCATCCACTCTTTCTTGGAATGGGAGGCATGCACGGATCTTTCGCAGCTAATATTGCCATGACAGAAGCTGATTTTATGATTAGTATTGGTTGCCGTTTTGATGACCGCTTGACGGGGAATCCTAAGACTTTTGCTAAGAATGCAAAGGTTGCTCACATTGATATTGACCCAGCTGAGATTGGTAAGATTATCAGTGCAGATATTCCAGTAGTTGGAGATGCTAAGAAAGCCTTGCAAATGTTACTAGCAGAACCGACAGTTCATAACAATACTGAAAAATGGATTGAAAAAGTTACTAAAGACAAGAACCGTGTTCGTTCTTATGATAAGAAAGAGCGTGTGGTTCAGCCGCAAGCTGTTATTGAACGAATTGGTGAATTAACTAACGGAGATGCCATTGTGGTAACAGACGTTGGTCAACACCAAATGTGGACAGCCCAGTATTATCCCTACCAAAATGAACGTCAGTTAGTGACTTCAGGTGGTTTGGGAACGATGGGATTCGGAATTCCAGCAGCAATTGGAGCTAAAATTGCTAACCCAGATAAGGAAGTAGTCTTGTTTGTTGGGGATGGTGGTTTCCAAATGACCAACCAAGAATTGGCTATTCTGAACATCTACAAGGTGCCAATCAAGGTGGTTATGCTGAACAACCACTCGCTTGGAATGGTTCGCCAGTGGCAGGAATCCTTCTATGAAGGTAGAACATCTGAGTCGGTCTTTGATACTCTTCCTGATTTCCAATTGATGGCGCAAGCTTATGGAATTAAAAACTATAAGTTTGACAATCCCGAGACCTTGGCTCAAGAACTTGAAGTCATCACTGAGGATGTTCCTATGCTAATTGAGGTAGATATTTCTCGTAAGGAACAGGTGTTACCGATGGTACCAGCTGGTAAGAGTAATCATGAGATGTTGGGGGTGAAGTTCCATGCGTAG
- the ilvN gene encoding acetolactate synthase small subunit, whose translation MRRMLTAKLQNRSGVLNRFTGVLSRRQVNIESISVGATEDPNVSRITIIIDVASHDEVEQIIKQLNRQIDVIRIRDITDKPHLEREVILVKVSAPAEKRAEILAIIQPFRATVVDVAPSSITIQMTGNAEKSEALLRVIRPYGIRNIARTGATGFTRD comes from the coding sequence ATGCGTAGAATGTTAACAGCAAAACTACAAAATCGTTCAGGAGTCCTCAATCGCTTTACAGGTGTCCTATCTCGTCGTCAGGTTAATATTGAAAGCATCTCTGTTGGAGCAACAGAAGATCCGAATGTATCGCGTATCACCATTATTATTGATGTAGCTTCTCATGATGAAGTGGAGCAAATCATTAAGCAACTCAATCGTCAGATTGATGTGATTCGCATTCGAGATATTACAGACAAGCCTCATTTGGAGCGCGAGGTAATTTTGGTTAAGGTGTCAGCGCCAGCTGAGAAGCGCGCTGAGATTCTAGCGATTATTCAACCTTTCCGTGCAACAGTGGTGGACGTAGCACCAAGCTCGATTACCATTCAGATGACAGGAAATGCTGAAAAGAGTGAAGCTCTATTGCGAGTCATTCGACCATACGGTATTCGCAATATTGCTCGAACTGGCGCAACTGGATTTACCCGCGATTAA
- a CDS encoding DAK2 domain-containing protein → MSKITTSLFQEMVQAASTRLNKQAEYVNSLNVFPVPDGDTGTNMGMTIENGAKEVADKPASTVGEVASILAKGLLMGARGNSGVITSQLFRGFSQAIKDKDELTGQDLALAFQSGVEVAYKAVMKPVEGTILTVSRGAAIGAKKKAEQTDDAVEVMRAALEGAKTALAKTPDMLPVLKEVGVVDSGGQGLVFIYEGFLSALTGEYIASEDFVATPANMSEMINAEHHKSVAGHVATEDITFGYCTEIMVALKQGPTYAKDFDYDEFRNYLNELGDSLLVVNDDEIVKVHVHTEDPGLVMQEGLKYGSLVKVKVDNMRNQHEAQVEKEAAQVSKPAEEKEYALIAVVAGKGLADIFRSQGVDYVIEGGQTMNPSTEDFIKAVEQVNARNIIFLPNNKNIFMAAQSAAEVLEQPAVVVESRTLPQGLTSLLAFDPSKSIEENQERMTAALSDVVSGSVTTAVRDTTIDGLEIHENDNLGMVDGKILVSNPDMHQTLTETLKHMLDEYSEIVTFYVGEDGSEELANEIAQEIAEEFEDVEVEIHQGQQPVYPYLFSVE, encoded by the coding sequence GTGTCAAAAATTACTACTAGCTTATTTCAAGAAATGGTGCAGGCTGCATCAACTCGCTTGAATAAGCAAGCTGAATATGTCAATTCATTAAACGTCTTTCCAGTTCCAGATGGAGATACTGGAACAAACATGGGAATGACCATTGAAAATGGAGCTAAAGAAGTTGCAGACAAGCCAGCTTCTACTGTTGGAGAGGTAGCGAGCATTCTTGCCAAAGGTCTTTTGATGGGTGCGCGTGGGAACTCAGGAGTTATTACGTCTCAGCTTTTCCGTGGATTTTCACAAGCTATCAAGGATAAAGACGAGTTAACAGGTCAAGACTTGGCCCTTGCCTTCCAATCAGGTGTAGAAGTTGCTTATAAGGCAGTGATGAAGCCAGTTGAAGGAACGATTTTGACAGTTTCTCGTGGGGCTGCTATCGGTGCTAAGAAAAAGGCTGAGCAGACAGATGATGCTGTTGAAGTCATGCGCGCAGCCTTGGAAGGTGCTAAAACAGCTCTAGCTAAAACGCCAGATATGCTTCCAGTATTGAAAGAAGTTGGCGTTGTGGATTCAGGTGGTCAAGGACTAGTCTTCATCTATGAAGGTTTCCTTTCAGCTCTTACTGGTGAATATATTGCATCTGAGGACTTTGTAGCGACTCCTGCCAACATGAGTGAGATGATCAATGCAGAGCATCATAAGTCTGTGGCTGGTCACGTAGCGACTGAGGACATTACCTTTGGTTATTGTACTGAAATCATGGTTGCTCTTAAGCAAGGTCCAACCTATGCCAAAGATTTTGACTATGACGAGTTCCGTAACTACTTGAATGAACTTGGGGATTCTCTCCTTGTTGTCAATGATGATGAAATTGTCAAAGTCCATGTCCATACAGAAGATCCAGGACTTGTTATGCAAGAAGGTCTTAAATATGGTAGCTTGGTCAAGGTAAAAGTTGACAATATGCGGAATCAACACGAAGCGCAGGTTGAAAAAGAAGCTGCCCAAGTTAGCAAACCAGCTGAAGAAAAAGAGTATGCTTTGATTGCTGTAGTGGCTGGTAAAGGTCTAGCAGATATCTTCCGTTCTCAAGGTGTAGATTATGTTATCGAAGGCGGTCAAACTATGAACCCTTCAACAGAAGACTTTATCAAGGCTGTTGAACAGGTCAACGCTCGTAACATTATCTTCCTGCCAAACAACAAAAATATCTTCATGGCAGCTCAATCTGCAGCAGAAGTTTTGGAGCAACCAGCAGTAGTGGTGGAATCTCGTACTTTGCCACAAGGTTTGACAAGTCTTCTCGCCTTTGATCCAAGCAAGTCCATCGAAGAAAATCAAGAGCGTATGACTGCTGCTCTTAGCGATGTCGTTAGTGGAAGCGTCACAACAGCTGTGCGTGATACAACCATTGATGGCTTAGAAATCCATGAAAATGATAATCTTGGTATGGTGGATGGGAAAATCCTCGTGTCAAACCCTGATATGCACCAAACTTTGACAGAAACCTTGAAACATATGTTGGATGAATATAGTGAAATCGTAACCTTCTATGTCGGTGAAGACGGAAGCGAAGAACTTGCCAATGAAATTGCCCAAGAAATCGCAGAAGAATTCGAAGATGTTGAAGTCGAGATTCACCAAGGCCAACAACCAGTTTACCCATACCTATTTAGTGTGGAATAA
- a CDS encoding Asp23/Gls24 family envelope stress response protein, with the protein MTVKINTKDGQIELTDEVIATVVGGAATEIFGVVGMASKNALKDNFQALLGKENYSKGVVVKAAEDGSIAVDVYTVLSYGTKISEVSKNIQERVRFSLENQLGITAQTVNVYIQNIKVVGE; encoded by the coding sequence ATGACTGTAAAAATTAATACAAAAGATGGTCAAATCGAACTAACAGATGAAGTGATTGCAACCGTCGTAGGTGGAGCAGCAACTGAGATTTTTGGTGTGGTCGGTATGGCTAGTAAAAATGCCCTCAAAGATAATTTTCAAGCCCTTCTAGGTAAGGAAAATTATTCCAAAGGTGTCGTCGTAAAGGCGGCCGAAGATGGCAGTATTGCAGTTGATGTATATACCGTGTTGAGCTACGGAACAAAGATTAGCGAAGTGTCAAAAAACATTCAAGAGCGTGTTCGTTTTAGCTTGGAAAACCAGCTTGGAATTACTGCTCAGACTGTAAATGTCTACATTCAAAATATCAAAGTTGTAGGAGAATAA